Proteins from a genomic interval of Microcoleus sp. AS-A8:
- a CDS encoding AAA family ATPase, with amino-acid sequence MFDKKRQQSADNEEPLAARMRPRTLDEFIGQDHIIGPGRLLRRAIQADQLSSVIFFGPPGTGKTTLARIIANTTRAHFIAINAVLSGVKEIREAISTAQKRQKEHTQRTILFVDEVHRFNKSQQDALLPWVENGTVILIGATTENPYFEVNKALVSRSRIFQLKPLDEADLRGVLEQALADPERGYGKLSVIVEPDAIAHLVNVANGDARSLLNALELAVETTPPDETGTIHITLAVAEESIQQRAVLYDKEGDAHFDTISAFIKSLRGSDPDAALYWLAKMVYAGEDPRFIFRRMLILASEDVGLADPNAVVVVNACASAFEWVGMPEGRYHLAQATLYLANAPKSNSVMGFFDALSVVEKEREAEVPNHLKDANRDKKGLGHGAGYLYPHAYRDHWVAQQYLPSSLQGQVFYQPSTQGFEGEIKTQVARHREAQLEAVAEGVFVSPVEVLTTRPTDRTVDRWLQRTLSQVGEQLAGIRDRIFTLTQLQRHHVVLDLNAGSGLLTFEALRRVPEGGVYACTRTSAEAVALQEQVAALPLLKRPFVLSSTLTELPEVLATQVPDIRFDCIIGRNALIHEPEKGAAAKVLAQLLQQSGVLVLAETVPRHTQRLYRLLEKSKLDADLYQRLVAAEEAIYTDKLDPMVNWDTDELRVAFEDVGLVVEVDEQRELTSMHITPALIERWFATTSATNRPSYAAHLAKNLTEVEIRAVKELFTRSLLHQTVSWESAIAFLRAELSQRQ; translated from the coding sequence TTGTTCGACAAGAAGCGCCAACAATCAGCGGACAACGAGGAACCCCTCGCTGCCAGGATGCGTCCTCGCACCCTCGATGAGTTTATCGGGCAAGACCACATCATTGGACCGGGACGCCTGTTGCGCCGTGCGATTCAAGCTGACCAACTTTCTTCGGTCATCTTTTTTGGTCCACCGGGTACTGGAAAAACAACCCTCGCTCGGATTATTGCCAATACCACTCGCGCTCACTTCATTGCGATTAATGCTGTCCTGTCTGGGGTAAAAGAGATTCGGGAGGCAATTTCTACCGCTCAAAAACGCCAAAAGGAACACACTCAGCGCACTATCCTGTTTGTTGATGAGGTTCATCGCTTCAACAAGTCGCAGCAAGATGCTCTGCTGCCTTGGGTGGAGAACGGGACGGTTATTCTGATTGGTGCAACGACAGAAAATCCTTACTTTGAAGTTAACAAAGCTCTTGTCAGCCGATCGCGCATCTTTCAGCTCAAACCCCTTGATGAAGCTGACTTACGCGGTGTCCTGGAACAGGCACTAGCTGACCCGGAACGCGGTTATGGCAAGCTATCTGTAATAGTAGAGCCAGATGCGATCGCGCATTTAGTCAATGTCGCCAACGGTGATGCTCGTTCCTTACTCAATGCCCTGGAACTGGCAGTTGAAACCACACCCCCCGACGAAACTGGGACAATTCACATTACATTGGCTGTCGCAGAGGAATCCATTCAGCAAAGGGCAGTGCTCTATGACAAGGAAGGAGACGCCCACTTTGATACCATCAGTGCCTTTATCAAAAGTTTGCGGGGTTCCGACCCTGATGCAGCTTTATACTGGCTAGCCAAGATGGTTTATGCCGGGGAAGACCCTCGCTTCATTTTCCGGCGAATGTTGATTTTAGCTAGTGAAGATGTGGGACTAGCTGACCCCAATGCCGTAGTGGTGGTTAATGCCTGCGCGAGTGCCTTTGAGTGGGTGGGGATGCCGGAAGGACGCTATCACTTGGCTCAAGCTACGCTTTATCTCGCCAACGCACCCAAATCTAACAGCGTGATGGGCTTTTTCGATGCACTATCAGTGGTTGAGAAGGAACGGGAGGCGGAAGTACCCAATCACCTCAAGGATGCCAACCGGGACAAGAAAGGATTGGGGCATGGAGCCGGTTATCTGTATCCTCATGCCTACCGCGACCATTGGGTAGCTCAACAGTATTTGCCGAGTAGTTTGCAGGGACAGGTGTTTTATCAACCTTCAACGCAGGGGTTTGAAGGAGAAATCAAGACGCAGGTGGCACGTCATCGGGAAGCGCAACTTGAAGCGGTGGCAGAGGGCGTTTTTGTTTCACCTGTTGAAGTGCTAACAACAAGACCAACTGACCGCACAGTTGACCGTTGGTTGCAACGCACATTGAGTCAGGTGGGTGAACAACTCGCAGGCATACGCGATCGCATTTTCACCTTAACTCAACTTCAGCGTCACCATGTTGTTTTGGACTTGAATGCCGGGAGTGGTTTACTCACGTTTGAAGCTTTGCGTCGGGTACCAGAAGGTGGTGTTTATGCCTGTACTCGGACATCGGCTGAAGCTGTTGCCCTACAAGAACAGGTGGCAGCACTTCCTCTGCTCAAGCGTCCTTTTGTGTTGAGTTCTACCTTAACCGAGTTGCCAGAAGTCTTAGCAACGCAAGTCCCCGATATTAGGTTTGACTGCATCATCGGGCGCAATGCACTTATCCATGAACCGGAAAAAGGAGCAGCAGCTAAAGTGTTAGCTCAATTGCTGCAACAGTCGGGAGTTTTGGTATTAGCTGAGACGGTGCCACGCCACACGCAACGGCTTTATCGTTTACTCGAAAAGTCGAAGCTAGATGCAGATTTGTATCAGCGATTAGTGGCAGCGGAAGAGGCGATTTACACTGACAAGTTAGACCCAATGGTGAACTGGGATACGGATGAGCTACGGGTTGCCTTTGAGGATGTAGGGTTGGTGGTTGAAGTGGATGAGCAGCGTGAGCTTACCTCTATGCATATTACACCCGCCTTAATCGAGCGCTGGTTTGCTACTACTTCTGCAACGAATAGACCTTCTTATGCGGCGCATTTGGCGAAGAATCTCACAGAAGTAGAAATCCGTGCTGTAAAAGAGCTATTCACCCGTTCGTTGCTGCATCAGACTGTTAGTTGGGAGAGTGCGATCGCTTTTTTGCGGGCTGAATTGTCACAGAGACAGTAA
- a CDS encoding AAA domain-containing protein — MSTTKPSVRATDIAEYIRYQSCERRFKLKFNDYELAKQIPFSELIFATSLDPVLEEAGRIREKEWETSLQKYDFLDLTQISQKSSQDKATEWNEFVKKIESLPAGQKAYGREISINGNIEEFNIRGQIDFIVVLWENNEPKLRLVEGKASRKDRTYHQAQVALYRMLVRKLIKENPITISGVNLKPENIECVVVRIDENTNKSQDIIQSQPLNLDTIEADISRLIASDGALKRIIETDLADLDYQLDKKCSDCTLSVHCLAESARERRLELLGIDSSIITVLKKTGIKTIDDLADLDLTGNQVIQIQQDISFTDNLELLKLKAQTRRRTLPGGDCDPNIYEVQALPNYSGGQSQLPEHLINNERLIRVYLSIEYDYVENRIGALAAHITKSEGKLDPKFLQNEDAKWEPDPNIKEYIEEGHDEEQKPIYKEKELEGEDVIEFQTSAWTGEYKVDNGSEKQLIQGFLSKLVGKIAKVARTEKAPIHFYVWSRQEMTQLVEGCSRVDSQLLSHLRELLGCRESLEQLIYSCLYDEVDRRYALGWTGRDLAVVTSLKWYGRRYHWKREINGQLVNLDQAFSQDVFDFKTTLSIDNNNQWTTSSSQNVRKHQFEIRLRYFNSLSAAYWRAFWRKLPNPNDPKLTAKLKTSIEGYNGAKKLNYLEEYFRARTHAIRWIEEGIRFKNSEITKESLTIADLPDFSLGVDDAAQAGIDFLRLDQHVKVTDWIASHLVPPIYRVSLGRTIPVKNVVSQGNKLTAKINLDKYSITSEILQANCTIDVGSFVRLSPSSDHPHQGQTINQIFAGGSTCVVEVIDWDSGEIELAVRQTRSPDRYQLRGRFFQNEEDIYDYATIDESPSDFVAGRVDQTLQNSQGNHICQWFAPQNPQIPPQTALSAIALEQYHNLLQNLPLPNSKKLNNKQIAAVIDGLKTRIQLLQGPPGTGKTETTAIATFLRILARRSAGDIVLITAHTHTAVDNLLLRLDSLLPILNQHTTDSGLTIPTIQLSKVHSSEIQHTGGNIHDFQARPCVTKVNQMLSNAVLIIGGTTSAILKMVDELNSKNRFRNRYPQGFQTTTLIVDEASMMVFPHFLALATLVRNDGEIMLAGDHRQLAPIVTHDWENEDRPPVVLYQPYVSAYQAIQNLKENSNINVSDEAILRSALDFTHRLPPVIRELIARLYRKDDIELKGKAQSIEEKEVIGTWQKLLQGNGGLYLVLHSERQSRRSNIVEVEIIRHILDAGGEIPNGSVAIVTPHRAQRTLLKTELSNYYESAVDVIDTVEKLQGGERPNVIVSATASEPSAISKNVEFILNLNRSNVAFSRVQERLIVVCSKTLLDYIPAEFEHYEETMLWKALRSECSQLIFTENVNGHKVEVFTPPSKNKE, encoded by the coding sequence ATGTCAACAACAAAACCATCAGTTAGAGCTACGGATATTGCTGAATATATTCGTTATCAATCCTGCGAACGCCGATTTAAATTAAAATTTAACGACTACGAACTTGCTAAACAAATTCCTTTCTCCGAGTTAATTTTTGCTACTTCTTTAGATCCTGTATTGGAAGAAGCAGGTCGAATAAGAGAGAAAGAATGGGAAACTTCACTCCAAAAATATGATTTTCTTGATTTAACTCAAATAAGCCAAAAATCTAGCCAAGACAAAGCAACTGAATGGAATGAATTTGTAAAAAAAATAGAAAGTTTACCAGCAGGGCAAAAAGCTTATGGGCGAGAAATTTCCATCAATGGCAATATTGAAGAATTTAATATCCGTGGACAAATTGACTTCATAGTTGTGCTATGGGAAAATAATGAACCTAAACTGCGATTAGTTGAAGGCAAAGCATCTCGTAAAGATCGAACTTATCATCAAGCACAGGTTGCTTTGTATCGAATGCTTGTACGGAAACTGATAAAAGAAAACCCAATTACTATCAGTGGAGTAAACCTCAAACCTGAAAATATTGAATGTGTTGTTGTCCGCATTGATGAAAATACCAATAAAAGTCAGGACATTATTCAATCTCAACCCCTCAATCTGGATACTATAGAAGCTGATATTAGTCGTCTAATAGCGTCTGATGGGGCGTTAAAACGCATTATTGAAACTGACTTAGCTGATTTAGATTATCAGTTAGACAAAAAATGTAGTGACTGTACATTAAGCGTCCATTGTTTAGCTGAGAGTGCAAGAGAGCGTCGTTTAGAATTGTTAGGAATAGATTCATCAATTATTACTGTATTGAAGAAAACAGGTATAAAGACTATCGATGATTTAGCCGATCTCGATTTAACAGGCAATCAAGTTATTCAAATTCAACAAGATATAAGTTTTACAGATAATTTAGAACTGCTTAAATTAAAGGCACAAACCCGTAGACGCACTCTTCCTGGTGGAGATTGTGATCCAAATATTTATGAAGTACAAGCACTACCCAATTATTCAGGAGGTCAAAGTCAACTACCAGAACATTTAATTAACAATGAACGTCTCATCCGTGTCTATCTTTCTATTGAATATGATTATGTTGAAAATCGAATCGGTGCGCTGGCTGCTCACATAACTAAAAGTGAAGGTAAATTAGACCCGAAATTCTTACAAAATGAAGATGCAAAATGGGAACCAGACCCTAATATTAAAGAATATATAGAGGAAGGACACGATGAAGAACAGAAACCTATTTATAAAGAAAAAGAACTAGAAGGTGAAGATGTAATTGAGTTCCAAACATCAGCATGGACAGGAGAATATAAAGTAGATAATGGTTCTGAAAAACAGCTAATACAGGGGTTTTTATCAAAGTTAGTTGGTAAAATTGCAAAAGTAGCTAGAACAGAAAAAGCACCAATTCATTTTTATGTTTGGTCACGTCAAGAAATGACTCAATTGGTTGAAGGGTGTTCCCGTGTTGACTCTCAACTTCTAAGCCATTTGCGAGAATTGCTTGGTTGTCGTGAAAGTTTAGAACAATTGATTTATTCTTGTCTCTATGATGAAGTAGATCGTCGTTATGCGTTGGGATGGACAGGAAGAGATTTAGCGGTCGTAACATCTCTTAAGTGGTATGGAAGACGTTACCACTGGAAACGAGAAATTAATGGACAACTGGTTAATCTAGATCAGGCTTTTTCTCAAGATGTCTTTGACTTTAAAACAACTTTGTCGATAGATAATAATAATCAATGGACAACATCAAGTTCTCAAAATGTTCGTAAACATCAGTTTGAAATTAGGCTAAGATACTTTAATTCTTTAAGTGCAGCTTATTGGCGTGCCTTTTGGCGAAAACTTCCTAACCCAAATGATCCAAAACTTACCGCAAAATTAAAAACCTCCATTGAAGGTTACAACGGAGCCAAAAAACTTAATTATTTAGAAGAGTATTTTCGCGCTCGTACTCATGCTATCAGATGGATTGAAGAAGGAATTCGGTTTAAGAATTCAGAAATAACTAAAGAATCATTGACCATCGCTGATTTGCCGGATTTCAGTTTAGGTGTAGATGATGCTGCTCAAGCAGGTATTGATTTTCTTCGTTTAGATCAGCACGTTAAGGTAACAGATTGGATTGCAAGTCATTTAGTCCCACCTATCTATCGTGTTTCTTTAGGGAGAACAATCCCTGTCAAAAATGTAGTGTCACAGGGTAATAAATTAACAGCAAAGATTAATCTTGATAAATACAGTATTACTTCTGAAATATTGCAAGCTAACTGTACCATTGATGTAGGTTCTTTTGTTAGGCTTAGTCCGAGTTCTGATCATCCACATCAAGGTCAAACCATTAATCAAATTTTTGCGGGTGGAAGCACCTGTGTAGTAGAAGTAATTGACTGGGATAGTGGAGAGATTGAACTTGCAGTTAGACAAACACGAAGTCCAGATCGTTATCAACTTCGTGGTCGTTTTTTTCAAAATGAAGAAGATATTTATGATTATGCCACTATTGATGAAAGTCCTTCAGATTTTGTGGCTGGAAGAGTTGATCAAACATTACAAAATAGTCAAGGAAATCATATTTGTCAGTGGTTTGCTCCGCAAAATCCTCAAATTCCACCACAAACTGCTCTCTCAGCAATTGCTTTAGAACAATATCACAATCTACTCCAGAATTTACCGCTACCAAACAGTAAAAAGCTAAATAATAAGCAAATTGCAGCAGTAATAGATGGACTAAAAACAAGAATTCAACTTTTACAGGGGCCACCAGGTACAGGTAAAACAGAAACAACTGCGATCGCTACCTTTCTCAGAATCTTAGCACGTCGTTCTGCTGGCGATATTGTTCTTATTACGGCACATACTCATACAGCCGTAGATAATTTACTTTTACGTTTAGACAGCCTTTTACCCATTTTGAACCAGCACACAACTGACTCTGGACTTACTATACCAACAATTCAGTTGAGTAAAGTACATTCTTCAGAAATTCAGCATACAGGTGGAAATATACATGACTTTCAAGCTCGACCTTGTGTTACAAAAGTCAATCAAATGCTGTCGAATGCTGTATTAATCATTGGTGGTACAACCAGTGCAATTTTGAAGATGGTAGACGAATTAAATAGTAAAAATAGGTTTCGTAATCGCTATCCTCAAGGTTTTCAAACAACTACTCTAATCGTTGACGAAGCAAGTATGATGGTATTTCCCCACTTTCTTGCTTTAGCGACGTTAGTCAGAAATGACGGTGAAATTATGTTAGCGGGAGATCATCGGCAACTTGCGCCTATTGTTACCCATGACTGGGAAAATGAAGACCGCCCTCCTGTTGTACTTTACCAACCTTATGTTAGTGCATATCAAGCAATTCAAAATCTCAAAGAAAACTCAAATATTAATGTTTCTGATGAAGCCATTTTGCGCTCTGCTTTAGATTTTACCCATCGTTTACCCCCAGTGATTCGTGAACTTATTGCACGTCTTTACCGTAAAGATGATATTGAACTAAAAGGAAAAGCTCAAAGTATAGAAGAAAAAGAGGTTATAGGGACTTGGCAAAAACTTTTACAAGGAAACGGAGGTCTTTATCTTGTCCTTCATTCTGAGCGTCAATCAAGACGGAGTAATATAGTTGAAGTAGAAATAATTAGACATATTCTAGATGCAGGCGGAGAAATTCCTAATGGCTCCGTTGCGATTGTAACTCCTCATCGCGCCCAAAGAACACTACTTAAAACAGAGTTATCAAATTATTATGAAAGTGCTGTTGATGTGATTGATACTGTGGAAAAATTACAAGGTGGCGAACGTCCAAATGTTATTGTGTCTGCAACAGCAAGCGAGCCATCTGCAATTAGTAAAAATGTGGAATTTATCCTCAATCTCAATCGCTCAAATGTTGCCTTTTCTCGTGTTCAAGAAAGATTAATTGTTGTCTGTTCTAAAACACTCCTAGATTACATTCCCGCAGAATTTGAACATTATGAAGAAACAATGCTGTGGAAAGCCTTACGTTCTGAATGTTCACAGCTTATTTTTACTGAAAATGTTAATGGGCATAAAGTAGAAGTATTCACGCCTCCTTCCAAAAACAAGGAATGA
- a CDS encoding VPA1262 family protein — translation MQSLDELSQDRRLARVFSPDSLDACDLCLWLLEIKKAETREYRLLYGWVIPRMLRELNTWSISNSLPEWKSPPYAYRVYRLNFHHCGKVIFNLVTKLCEGFSLQGACQQLGVVEPLKSANQPHPCGQFHLATSQRELTRSFIVRPVIFVEPAWSHLAVIDELKPITSPNEVVPAFVGSLCRLGKLNLFRAADGTPFPQHENLAKKCLSHLQAETGLAFCGADSKRLGNLEWLCFPAADSYEKNQVKVSFDSPAYTVTIEIPPDVLAISTQATVRCRLWNDREVSLDCLKTLQVTELGASVSFTTQQEITKYLVTIWVQPEHGDVEEIWYEISAPIFRQVNLNQGINGFEVQLESNWLREYSKAKKLSKPIKQAQTVRQTHYQQLSLVNYQPAPWIVEGQQIYQFAKRCFSRPSGGLFIRNGWGANMEEPGIFTFFKWLQSLTDDASISKVLIVDPYFDESGITEVIARARAAQAEYVVLANTQANSQYPTDPSQPREPHRATRLKGACYRGDINLLLSGLKFRLLDLRSTTEKNDQLFHDRYILLFDNQGKAKTGYHLSNSIQGATKHHPLLITPIPSDVLSTVEAYVQELLNPSSDSNSRIIPLFSSIREPRTLSAARSSFKLSDIPHVNFFFATLLQDESLLCLDETALGDHLKSYGDLDEEKGNFEFREEDSTQADFYLGQLASALIAASPPDFIKLWTGLWSWLNHTSNSSDYLDRLISSSGEALSLRLKDFLVEAPDQLNLPIASFKPDTHAEALLLTDLLNVGFPEAVQKSNELLRFADCRTWVPCLQDNGIRYAAQVLAQLDPGTLVSVITELQQALAAIPENETDASKLWNLRHTLAFILKQVFDDLLMAQFGYRKNPPFLSALLGSDIPLIRAIAANSFSPLWNSRTKPLEAFTAIAVLTPLEQTYTLAEWGFNLRVRANPKRYLEEDEALGQLLVKIFNQMHQVFPTNISNAELSEIVCRLSGPSEGDWAVSTTNDFLIPLINNGKLSDEQVAELWLPILFKQLEAHTSSPNRQQEDETFEPDLEGSKGLELIQLGAWAIVNNNAENRRKWLERLKNLQGKTQSILRQPFLRYRHYQTWHKASICLLWLVSLANILVQTYEVNIAEGEYRETEFIAKCLEQIDETLAATREENPLPNKKCLWEFVANFKQK, via the coding sequence ATGCAATCTCTAGATGAGCTAAGCCAGGATCGTCGCTTGGCAAGAGTTTTCAGCCCAGACAGCTTAGATGCCTGTGATTTATGCCTGTGGTTACTTGAAATCAAGAAAGCAGAAACTAGAGAATATCGCCTCTTATATGGTTGGGTTATCCCCAGAATGCTCAGGGAGTTAAACACTTGGTCAATTTCTAACTCCCTACCCGAATGGAAAAGCCCTCCGTATGCCTATCGAGTGTACCGACTCAATTTTCACCATTGTGGTAAGGTGATTTTCAATCTGGTAACGAAACTCTGTGAAGGTTTCTCTTTGCAGGGAGCCTGCCAACAGCTCGGAGTTGTTGAGCCTCTGAAGTCCGCCAATCAACCCCATCCCTGCGGGCAATTTCATCTTGCAACATCACAAAGGGAATTAACAAGATCGTTCATCGTTCGACCAGTTATTTTTGTCGAACCCGCATGGTCTCACCTAGCAGTCATTGATGAATTGAAGCCAATTACTAGCCCTAATGAAGTTGTTCCAGCATTTGTGGGTTCACTTTGTCGCCTTGGTAAGCTGAATCTTTTCCGAGCAGCCGATGGTACACCATTTCCCCAACACGAGAATTTAGCAAAGAAATGCCTCTCCCACTTGCAGGCGGAAACAGGATTAGCCTTTTGTGGTGCAGATAGTAAGCGATTAGGTAATCTTGAATGGCTATGCTTTCCGGCTGCCGATAGCTATGAAAAAAACCAAGTTAAGGTTAGCTTTGACTCGCCTGCTTACACCGTAACAATTGAAATTCCGCCAGACGTACTCGCAATCAGCACTCAGGCTACAGTGCGTTGCCGCCTCTGGAACGATCGGGAAGTCAGTCTCGACTGCCTGAAAACTCTTCAAGTTACGGAATTAGGTGCGTCAGTTAGTTTCACAACTCAGCAGGAAATTACTAAGTATCTCGTTACTATTTGGGTACAGCCAGAACATGGAGACGTAGAGGAAATTTGGTACGAAATCTCAGCTCCAATCTTCAGACAGGTAAACCTCAATCAAGGTATTAATGGCTTTGAAGTACAACTCGAATCAAATTGGCTCAGAGAATATAGTAAAGCTAAAAAACTCAGCAAGCCAATTAAACAAGCTCAAACTGTTAGGCAAACTCACTATCAGCAACTCAGCCTTGTTAACTACCAACCTGCGCCTTGGATTGTTGAAGGACAACAGATCTACCAGTTTGCGAAACGTTGTTTCTCTAGACCTTCTGGAGGTCTCTTCATCAGAAATGGTTGGGGAGCCAATATGGAGGAACCTGGAATCTTTACCTTCTTCAAGTGGCTCCAATCTCTGACAGATGATGCATCCATTAGCAAGGTTTTGATTGTCGATCCATACTTTGACGAATCAGGCATCACAGAGGTGATTGCAAGAGCAAGAGCTGCTCAAGCTGAATATGTGGTTCTTGCCAATACCCAAGCCAATTCTCAATACCCCACAGATCCCAGTCAACCAAGGGAGCCTCATCGAGCAACGCGGCTTAAAGGAGCTTGTTATAGAGGGGATATTAACTTACTCCTATCTGGTTTGAAGTTTCGGCTACTGGATCTGAGAAGTACAACTGAGAAGAACGATCAGTTATTCCACGATCGCTACATCCTGCTGTTTGACAATCAGGGAAAGGCAAAGACTGGCTATCACCTGTCAAATTCCATCCAGGGAGCGACAAAACATCACCCATTGCTAATCACTCCGATTCCCAGCGATGTACTCTCGACTGTAGAAGCTTATGTCCAGGAATTGCTCAATCCTTCCTCTGACTCCAATAGCAGAATTATTCCACTGTTTTCATCAATTCGCGAACCAAGAACACTGTCCGCTGCTAGGAGTTCATTCAAGCTATCCGATATTCCACACGTCAACTTTTTCTTTGCGACCCTTCTGCAAGATGAGAGTCTTCTGTGTCTAGATGAAACCGCATTGGGCGATCACCTCAAAAGTTACGGGGATTTAGACGAGGAAAAAGGAAACTTTGAATTCAGAGAGGAAGATTCCACTCAGGCAGATTTTTACTTAGGTCAATTGGCTTCAGCTCTTATTGCTGCCAGCCCTCCCGACTTTATCAAACTGTGGACTGGACTATGGAGTTGGCTAAATCATACCTCTAACAGCAGTGATTATCTTGATAGGCTTATTTCTTCGAGTGGAGAAGCCCTTTCATTAAGGCTTAAAGATTTCCTCGTTGAGGCACCAGACCAATTAAACCTTCCCATTGCATCATTTAAGCCAGACACCCATGCTGAAGCTTTGTTGCTTACGGACTTGCTGAATGTAGGTTTCCCAGAAGCCGTACAAAAATCCAATGAGCTATTGAGATTTGCTGATTGTCGGACTTGGGTTCCTTGCTTGCAGGACAATGGAATCCGCTATGCTGCACAAGTTTTGGCTCAGCTAGACCCAGGAACACTCGTGAGCGTAATTACAGAGTTGCAGCAAGCTCTAGCTGCAATACCTGAGAATGAGACTGATGCCTCCAAACTTTGGAATCTCAGACATACTCTTGCCTTCATCTTGAAACAGGTCTTCGATGACCTGCTTATGGCTCAATTTGGATACAGAAAAAATCCCCCGTTCCTATCGGCTTTATTAGGAAGCGATATTCCGCTGATTCGGGCGATCGCTGCCAACAGTTTCTCTCCCTTATGGAACTCTAGGACTAAGCCATTGGAAGCATTTACAGCGATTGCAGTTCTAACCCCGTTGGAACAAACGTATACTCTTGCTGAGTGGGGTTTTAACCTAAGAGTCAGGGCAAATCCGAAAAGATATTTAGAAGAAGATGAAGCGTTGGGGCAACTTCTTGTGAAAATATTTAACCAAATGCACCAAGTATTCCCTACAAATATATCTAATGCAGAACTTTCAGAAATCGTTTGTCGTTTGAGCGGTCCCAGCGAGGGAGATTGGGCAGTGTCTACGACCAACGATTTTCTCATCCCGTTGATTAACAATGGTAAGCTGTCGGACGAGCAGGTTGCGGAACTTTGGCTACCAATCTTATTCAAACAGCTTGAAGCCCATACTTCATCGCCAAACCGCCAACAAGAGGATGAGACATTTGAACCTGATTTAGAGGGATCAAAAGGTTTAGAGCTGATTCAACTTGGTGCATGGGCGATTGTAAATAACAATGCAGAAAACAGGAGAAAGTGGCTGGAACGACTTAAAAATCTCCAAGGTAAAACTCAGAGTATTTTACGCCAGCCATTTTTACGCTACCGTCACTACCAAACTTGGCATAAAGCAAGTATTTGTCTGCTATGGCTAGTCAGCCTAGCCAACATTCTCGTTCAAACTTATGAAGTAAATATTGCTGAGGGCGAGTACAGAGAAACTGAGTTTATAGCAAAATGTTTAGAGCAAATTGATGAGACACTAGCTGCCACTCGTGAGGAGAATCCGTTACCAAACAAGAAATGTCTTTGGGAGTTTGTAGCCAACTTCAAACAAAAATAA